The proteins below come from a single bacterium genomic window:
- a CDS encoding ATP-binding protein, with amino-acid sequence MSTKRTIEPPNLAGDLRELKLPSVAEHWERLAIEAERHRQPHAEYLAELAHQEVTDRRERRIRRRISEARFPWLKTLDVFDFDAQPTLDRDEVLGLARADFVEEHANVVLMGEIGTGKTHLAIALGIACCQHDKRVRFTTAAELCNLLVEAKSVDRLSRKLEQMARFDVVVLDELGYVPFDKLSADLLFGFITKVYERRSLIVTTNLPFARWNEVFLDATAAAAVIDRIAHHATILQTEGKSYRLRDAERSKKRRKAGRSDS; translated from the coding sequence ATGAGCACGAAGCGAACGATCGAGCCACCGAACCTCGCCGGCGATCTGCGCGAGCTGAAGCTGCCATCGGTGGCCGAACACTGGGAGCGACTGGCAATCGAAGCCGAACGCCACCGGCAGCCCCACGCCGAGTACCTCGCGGAGCTGGCCCACCAAGAAGTGACCGACCGCCGCGAGCGCCGTATCCGCCGTAGGATCAGTGAGGCTCGCTTTCCGTGGCTGAAGACGCTCGACGTATTCGACTTCGACGCACAGCCGACGCTCGATCGCGACGAGGTGCTCGGGCTCGCCCGCGCTGACTTCGTCGAGGAACACGCCAACGTGGTGCTGATGGGCGAGATCGGCACCGGCAAGACTCATCTTGCGATCGCGCTCGGCATCGCCTGCTGTCAGCACGACAAGCGTGTGCGCTTCACGACGGCGGCCGAGCTGTGCAACCTCCTGGTCGAGGCCAAGTCGGTCGATCGGCTGTCCCGGAAGCTCGAGCAGATGGCGCGCTTCGATGTCGTCGTACTGGACGAGCTCGGGTACGTGCCCTTCGACAAGCTCAGTGCCGACCTACTCTTCGGCTTCATCACGAAGGTCTACGAGCGACGCAGCTTGATCGTCACGACGAACCTGCCCTTCGCGCGCTGGAACGAAGTCTTCCTCGACGCGACGGCCGCGGCGGCGGTGATCGATCGCATCGCGCATCACGCGACGATCCTGCAGACCGAAGGCAAGAGCTACAGACTCCGCGATGCGGAGCGCTCGAAGAAGCGCCGCAAGGCAGGGCGCAGCGATTCCTGA
- a CDS encoding ATP-binding protein translates to MTTTELLVPILKKLRLSGVLQTLDLRMREAVDDGLAHSEFLYRLCSDEVERRESKQLDLRRRRANFDNAKSMEDFDWSFNAQVPKSKIIDLATCGFIGKRENALLIGPTGVGKSHIAQAIGERACRAGYSVHYVSAHDLLAQLRAARADASLERRMLRFTSPDLLIIDDLGLCPLDRDEPLDLYEVIRARYERGSMIVTSNRAIEEWYPLFLDDLMASAAMDRLLHHAHVVVLDGHSYRNPPGAAAKFADRP, encoded by the coding sequence ATGACAACCACTGAACTACTCGTCCCGATCCTGAAGAAGCTGCGGCTGTCAGGCGTCTTGCAGACCCTGGATCTGCGCATGCGCGAGGCTGTCGACGACGGCCTCGCCCACTCCGAGTTCCTCTACCGACTCTGCTCGGACGAGGTCGAGCGGCGTGAGTCCAAGCAGCTCGATCTCCGTCGGCGTCGCGCTAACTTCGACAATGCGAAGAGCATGGAGGACTTCGACTGGTCCTTCAACGCGCAGGTCCCCAAGTCCAAGATCATCGACCTCGCAACCTGCGGCTTCATCGGGAAGCGCGAGAATGCACTGCTCATTGGACCAACCGGCGTCGGGAAGTCACACATCGCGCAAGCAATCGGAGAGCGCGCGTGCCGCGCTGGATACTCTGTGCACTACGTCTCCGCACACGATCTGCTTGCTCAGCTTCGGGCTGCCCGCGCGGACGCCTCCCTCGAGCGGCGCATGCTGCGGTTTACATCCCCCGACCTCCTGATCATCGACGACCTGGGGCTCTGTCCCCTCGATCGGGACGAGCCTCTCGACCTCTACGAGGTCATCCGTGCCCGATACGAGCGTGGCTCGATGATCGTCACGTCGAACCGGGCGATCGAGGAGTGGTACCCCCTCTTCCTCGACGATCTCATGGCCTCGGCGGCAATGGACCGGCTACTCCACCACGCCCACGTCGTCGTCCTGGACGGACACTCGTATCGCAACCCGCCCGGCGCGGCCGCCAAGTTTGCTGACCGCCCCTAG